The Desulfovibrio sp. Fe33 genome includes a window with the following:
- a CDS encoding HD-GYP domain-containing protein — translation MDAFQMAPAPTVSVPEPSLKPLDSSDFLPTTLHQFALSLGNAIDAKDPHTSMHSDEVAEVSWVLALTMGIPPTKAAAIHVAGHLHDIGKIGVPDSVLRKEYPLTTAEWQAVRHHPEAGAAILEPVAALNRLGVVDMVLHHHERWDGKGYPHRLQGTAIPLGARIISVADSLSAMLQNRPYRPALTMDNACREIYRCAGTQFDPRVVDAFRLASGKIFKLLPTISTHD, via the coding sequence ATGGACGCATTTCAAATGGCTCCGGCGCCGACCGTATCGGTGCCGGAGCCGTCCTTGAAGCCTCTGGATTCGAGCGATTTTCTTCCCACGACCCTGCATCAGTTCGCCCTGTCCCTGGGCAACGCCATTGACGCCAAGGACCCGCATACTTCGATGCATTCCGACGAGGTGGCCGAAGTCTCCTGGGTATTGGCCCTGACCATGGGAATCCCTCCGACCAAGGCCGCCGCCATCCATGTGGCCGGGCATCTGCACGACATCGGAAAAATCGGCGTCCCGGATTCGGTCCTCAGGAAGGAATACCCGCTCACTACGGCAGAATGGCAGGCCGTGCGGCATCATCCCGAAGCGGGAGCCGCCATTCTCGAACCCGTGGCCGCCCTCAACCGTCTCGGCGTGGTGGATATGGTTCTGCATCACCACGAGCGTTGGGACGGCAAAGGATACCCCCACAGGCTCCAGGGCACGGCCATCCCGCTTGGCGCACGCATCATCAGCGTGGCCGATTCTCTTTCCGCCATGCTCCAGAACAGGCCCTACCGGCCCGCGTTGACCATGGACAATGCGTGCCGCGAAATCTATCGGTGCGCCGGAACGCAGTTCGATCCCCGGGTGGTGGACGCCTTTCGTCTCGCCTCGGGCAAAATTTTCAAACTTCTCCCCACCATATCCACCCACGACTGA
- the hypB gene encoding hydrogenase nickel incorporation protein HypB, whose product MSKEVTIVRNVLEANDRLADELQKKFRVKKILCLNLMSSPGAGKTTLLERTLTDLKDEFNMAVIEGDLQTDNDAQRVAATGAQAVQINTEGGCHLDSGMVMDALQAIDTDGLDILFIENVGNLVCPAEFNVGEDYKVTLLSVAEGDDKPEKYPFMFHISAVMLLNKVDLLPYVEFDLKKAEDHAKKLNKDIEVMPISARTGENMEQWYEWLRKKRAEKL is encoded by the coding sequence ATGTCCAAGGAAGTGACCATAGTCCGCAATGTTCTCGAGGCCAACGACAGGCTGGCTGACGAGTTGCAGAAGAAATTTCGGGTCAAGAAGATCCTGTGCCTGAACCTGATGAGCTCGCCGGGCGCGGGCAAGACGACCCTGCTCGAACGGACCCTGACCGACCTCAAGGACGAGTTCAACATGGCGGTCATCGAAGGCGACCTCCAGACCGACAACGACGCCCAGCGCGTGGCCGCCACCGGGGCGCAGGCCGTTCAGATCAACACCGAGGGCGGCTGCCACCTGGATTCCGGCATGGTCATGGACGCGCTCCAGGCCATCGACACCGACGGCCTGGACATTCTCTTCATCGAGAACGTCGGCAACCTGGTCTGCCCGGCCGAGTTCAATGTGGGCGAAGACTACAAGGTCACCCTCCTGTCCGTGGCCGAAGGCGACGACAAGCCTGAAAAATACCCGTTCATGTTCCACATTTCCGCAGTCATGCTGCTCAACAAGGTGGACCTGCTTCCCTATGTGGAATTCGACCTCAAAAAGGCCGAGGATCACGCCAAGAAGCTGAACAAGGACATCGAAGTCATGCCCATTTCCGCCCGCACCGGCGAAAACATGGAGCAGTGGTACGAATGGCTGCGCAAGAAGCGCGCCGAAAAGCTGTAG
- the ribB gene encoding 3,4-dihydroxy-2-butanone-4-phosphate synthase gives MDQPLLKQFGGPMSRVEHALAALRGGRGVLVTDNIERENEGDLIFAAEFLTVPQMAMLIRECSGIVCLCMTEEKIKSLGLPMMVENNRSRYNTAFTVSIEAVEGVTTGVSAADRLATVKAAIAPGAKPGDLASPGHVFPLCARPGGVLERGGHTEAVVDLTRMAGLTPCGVLCELTNPDGTMARQPEIVTFARKHNMTVCTVDDIASYRKIREKQAA, from the coding sequence ATGGATCAGCCTTTACTCAAACAATTCGGCGGTCCCATGTCCCGTGTCGAGCACGCCTTGGCGGCCCTTCGGGGTGGCCGGGGCGTCCTGGTCACGGACAACATCGAACGCGAAAACGAGGGCGACCTCATTTTTGCGGCCGAATTTCTGACCGTTCCCCAGATGGCCATGCTCATCCGCGAGTGCAGCGGCATCGTCTGCCTGTGCATGACCGAGGAGAAGATCAAGTCCCTCGGCCTGCCCATGATGGTCGAAAACAACCGCAGCCGGTACAACACCGCCTTCACGGTATCCATCGAGGCCGTGGAGGGCGTGACCACAGGCGTATCGGCGGCGGATCGCCTGGCCACCGTCAAGGCGGCCATCGCTCCGGGCGCCAAGCCCGGCGATCTGGCGAGCCCCGGCCATGTCTTTCCGCTCTGCGCCCGTCCCGGCGGCGTGCTGGAGCGCGGCGGCCACACCGAAGCCGTGGTGGACCTGACCCGCATGGCCGGGTTGACCCCGTGCGGCGTGCTTTGCGAGCTGACCAATCCCGACGGTACCATGGCCCGCCAGCCTGAAATCGTGACCTTCGCCCGCAAGCACAACATGACCGTTTGCACGGTGGACGACATCGCTTCCTACCGCAAAATCCGCGAGAAGCAAGCCGCCTAA
- the ilvD gene encoding dihydroxy-acid dehydratase, with protein sequence MRSKKMTGGLEKAPHRSLLYAAGLSKEEMDRPLIGVCNAQNEIIPGHVHLDTIAEAVKAGIRMAGGTPLEFPAIGVCDGLSMNHEGMRMSLPSREIIADSVEIMATAHPFDAIVCIPNCDKIVPGMLMAMLRLNIPAVLVSGGPMLAGHKNTSDLITVFEGVGKVRSGRMTEEELEEYTAGACPTCGSCAGMFTANSMNCLAESIGLALPGNGTIPAVMSARIRLAKKAGMQVMEMFERDIRPRDIVTEKSVHNAVTMDMALGCSTNTTLHLPALFAEAGLDLSLQVFNEVSMKTPNLCKLAPAGPHYMQDLDESGGIPGVMSELAKKDLLNLDVMTVTGKTLGENLKDLKARVTNYEIVRPIDDPYSKEGGIAILYGNIAPDGCCVKQSAVAPEMMKNTGTARVFNSEEESVAAILGNEIKPGDVVVVLYEGPKGGPGMREMLTPTSAISGMGLGGSVALITDGRFSGGTRGAAIGHISPEAASGGPVGLIREGDRIEIDIPARKINVLVDDAELEERRKTHKPVVKEVKSPFLRRYAKLVTSAARGAVYEK encoded by the coding sequence ATGCGTAGTAAGAAAATGACTGGTGGATTGGAAAAGGCCCCGCACCGATCGCTGTTGTATGCGGCCGGATTGTCCAAGGAAGAAATGGACAGGCCGCTGATCGGCGTATGCAACGCCCAGAACGAGATCATTCCCGGTCATGTGCATCTAGACACCATCGCCGAGGCAGTCAAGGCGGGCATCCGTATGGCCGGAGGCACCCCGCTGGAATTCCCGGCCATCGGCGTGTGCGACGGGCTGTCCATGAACCACGAGGGCATGAGAATGTCCCTGCCCAGCCGCGAAATCATCGCCGATTCCGTGGAGATCATGGCCACCGCCCATCCCTTTGACGCCATCGTCTGCATTCCCAACTGCGACAAGATCGTTCCCGGTATGCTCATGGCCATGCTCCGTCTGAACATCCCGGCCGTGCTCGTGTCCGGCGGCCCCATGCTGGCCGGGCACAAGAACACCTCGGACCTGATTACCGTGTTCGAGGGCGTGGGCAAGGTCCGCTCGGGCCGGATGACCGAGGAGGAGCTGGAGGAATACACGGCGGGCGCGTGCCCCACCTGCGGCTCCTGCGCGGGCATGTTCACGGCCAACTCCATGAACTGTCTGGCCGAGTCCATCGGCCTGGCCCTGCCGGGCAACGGGACCATCCCGGCGGTCATGTCCGCCCGCATCCGGCTGGCCAAGAAGGCCGGTATGCAGGTTATGGAAATGTTTGAGCGCGACATCCGTCCGCGCGACATCGTCACCGAGAAATCCGTGCACAACGCCGTGACCATGGATATGGCGCTGGGCTGCTCCACCAACACCACCCTGCACCTGCCCGCGCTGTTCGCCGAGGCGGGGCTCGATCTTTCCCTTCAGGTGTTCAACGAAGTCAGCATGAAGACGCCGAACCTGTGCAAGCTCGCACCGGCCGGTCCCCACTACATGCAGGACCTGGACGAATCCGGCGGCATCCCCGGCGTCATGAGCGAGCTGGCCAAAAAGGACCTGCTCAACCTGGACGTCATGACCGTCACCGGCAAGACCTTGGGCGAGAACCTCAAGGATCTGAAAGCCCGCGTGACCAATTACGAAATCGTCCGGCCCATCGATGATCCGTATTCCAAGGAGGGCGGCATCGCCATCCTGTACGGCAACATCGCGCCCGACGGCTGTTGCGTGAAGCAGTCCGCGGTTGCTCCCGAGATGATGAAGAACACCGGCACGGCGCGGGTCTTCAACAGCGAAGAGGAGAGCGTGGCCGCCATCCTGGGCAACGAGATCAAGCCCGGCGACGTGGTTGTCGTCCTCTACGAAGGCCCCAAGGGCGGCCCGGGTATGCGCGAGATGCTCACTCCCACTTCGGCCATCTCCGGCATGGGTCTGGGCGGGTCCGTGGCGCTCATCACCGATGGACGGTTCTCGGGCGGAACGCGCGGCGCGGCCATCGGCCACATCTCTCCCGAAGCGGCGTCGGGCGGCCCGGTCGGCCTGATCCGCGAGGGCGACAGGATCGAGATCGACATTCCGGCCCGCAAGATCAATGTGCTGGTGGACGACGCCGAACTCGAAGAGCGCCGGAAAACCCACAAGCCCGTGGTCAAGGAGGTCAAGTCGCCCTTCCTGCGGCGCTACGCCAAGCTGGTCACTTCCGCCGCGCGCGGCGCGGTCTACGAGAAATAG
- a CDS encoding Mrp/NBP35 family ATP-binding protein, translated as MSGCEGCSSASPDGTCTSTTGCDKPEDQKLQKTLSRIKHKIVVMSGKGGVGKSTVAANIAVALSLAGKKVGLLDVDVHGPSVPRLLSLKGQQPHIGADVMEPVPWSKNLSVMSLGFLLQDDRQAVIWRGPVKIGLIKQFVEDVMWGDLDYLIVDCPPGTGDEPLSTLQTLGPTAMAVIVTTPQGVAIDDVRRSVSFVGEVGNRVLGIVENMSGFACPDCGKVHDIFKSGGGEALAKESGVQFLGRIPLDPAVADSGDEGYPFMKVHRDTATGKAMEKIIAPVLALPDPPKA; from the coding sequence ATGAGTGGTTGTGAAGGATGTTCCTCCGCCTCGCCTGACGGAACCTGTACCAGCACCACGGGCTGCGACAAGCCCGAGGACCAGAAACTGCAAAAGACCCTGAGCCGCATCAAGCACAAGATCGTGGTCATGTCCGGCAAGGGCGGCGTGGGCAAATCCACCGTGGCCGCCAACATCGCCGTGGCCCTGTCTCTGGCCGGCAAGAAGGTCGGCCTGCTCGACGTGGACGTGCACGGACCGAGCGTGCCTCGCCTGCTCTCCCTCAAGGGCCAGCAGCCCCATATCGGCGCCGATGTCATGGAACCCGTGCCTTGGAGCAAGAACCTGTCGGTCATGTCCCTCGGCTTCCTGCTCCAGGACGACCGCCAGGCCGTCATCTGGCGCGGTCCGGTCAAGATCGGCCTCATCAAGCAGTTCGTCGAAGACGTCATGTGGGGCGATCTGGACTACCTCATCGTCGATTGCCCTCCGGGAACCGGTGACGAGCCCCTGTCCACCCTGCAAACCCTCGGACCCACCGCCATGGCCGTCATCGTCACCACCCCCCAGGGCGTGGCCATCGACGACGTCCGCCGGTCCGTGTCCTTCGTCGGCGAAGTGGGCAACCGCGTGCTCGGCATCGTCGAGAACATGTCCGGTTTCGCCTGCCCCGATTGCGGCAAGGTCCACGACATCTTCAAATCCGGCGGCGGCGAAGCCCTCGCCAAGGAATCGGGCGTCCAATTCCTCGGCCGCATCCCCCTCGATCCGGCCGTGGCAGACTCCGGTGACGAAGGCTACCCCTTCATGAAAGTCCACCGCGATACCGCGACCGGCAAGGCCATGGAAAAGATCATTGCCCCCGTCCTCGCTCTCCCCGACCCGCCCAAGGCGTAG
- a CDS encoding DUF47 domain-containing protein — MTLRIPFFGLLGKRSPMEGLVEHYDKIAECISAIDESLECYVSGGVCREFKELNKTVDEIENHADSIKRNIRNHLPQGLFMAVEKHLFLSYTKSQDNILDAAQDALHWLAIRPVIIPEEIQKDVIYLLDSVAKCTALLGPALKSTIALLNGESLDREGTKECYRRVRRERDEVRRRKNDLEKKIFDQEIDFKEIYQLIHFVDCLDNMGHNTENCAELLRSMIAR, encoded by the coding sequence ATGACATTGAGAATCCCCTTCTTCGGCCTGCTCGGTAAGCGTTCCCCCATGGAAGGGCTGGTCGAGCATTACGACAAGATCGCCGAGTGCATTTCCGCCATCGACGAATCCCTTGAGTGCTATGTTTCCGGCGGTGTGTGCCGTGAATTCAAGGAGCTGAACAAGACCGTGGACGAGATCGAGAACCACGCCGACTCGATCAAGCGGAACATCCGCAACCACCTGCCGCAGGGCTTGTTCATGGCTGTCGAGAAGCATCTGTTTCTGTCCTACACCAAGAGTCAGGACAACATCCTCGACGCGGCCCAGGACGCCCTGCATTGGTTGGCCATCCGGCCGGTCATCATCCCCGAGGAGATTCAGAAGGACGTGATCTACCTTCTGGATTCCGTTGCGAAGTGCACGGCGCTTCTCGGACCCGCGCTCAAGTCCACCATCGCGTTGCTCAACGGCGAGTCCCTGGATCGGGAGGGCACCAAGGAGTGCTATCGCCGGGTACGCCGGGAGCGCGACGAAGTCCGTCGCCGCAAGAATGACCTGGAGAAAAAGATTTTCGATCAGGAAATCGATTTCAAGGAAATCTACCAGCTCATCCACTTCGTGGACTGCCTCGACAACATGGGGCACAACACGGAGAACTGCGCCGAGCTGCTGCGTTCCATGATCGCCCGATAG
- a CDS encoding hydrogenase maturation nickel metallochaperone HypA/HybF — translation MHEMSIVESILGILREEMVKYEGQKLTKVTIKNGRLAGAVTESLQFAWEALIPGGEFDGAELEVIEVPVKVACGECGEIFSPEHTRCMPCPKCNALLGHEVLEGKELLIDSIEVDDQQ, via the coding sequence ATGCATGAAATGTCGATTGTCGAATCCATCCTCGGCATCCTGCGCGAAGAGATGGTCAAATATGAAGGCCAAAAGCTCACGAAAGTGACCATCAAGAACGGCAGGCTCGCCGGGGCGGTCACGGAATCCCTCCAGTTCGCATGGGAAGCGCTCATTCCCGGCGGTGAATTCGACGGGGCCGAGCTCGAAGTCATCGAGGTGCCGGTGAAGGTGGCCTGCGGCGAATGCGGCGAGATATTCAGCCCGGAGCACACCCGATGTATGCCCTGCCCCAAGTGCAACGCCCTGCTGGGCCACGAGGTGCTGGAGGGCAAGGAACTGCTCATCGACTCCATCGAAGTGGACGACCAGCAATAA
- a CDS encoding YbaY family lipoprotein, with amino-acid sequence MHRRFSFFAPAIAAALMLFAAFGGCASMSGKAESPAGARSTATMKVSVTYPERLLLPPGCALFVELENLSRLDPKDKVVADAFLPVKAAPPFRIVLGYDPSRIVGTLRYAVSTRIEFKGQVLFAGNVRLDSPPWPKDKAVEVTVRQVKR; translated from the coding sequence ATGCATCGCCGATTTTCTTTCTTCGCCCCGGCCATTGCGGCCGCGCTCATGCTCTTCGCCGCCTTTGGCGGATGCGCCTCCATGTCCGGCAAGGCCGAATCGCCCGCCGGAGCCCGTTCCACCGCAACCATGAAGGTATCGGTAACCTATCCTGAGCGGTTGCTCCTGCCTCCGGGCTGCGCATTGTTCGTGGAATTGGAGAACCTTTCGCGCCTCGATCCGAAAGACAAGGTCGTTGCCGACGCCTTCCTGCCGGTCAAGGCCGCGCCGCCTTTCAGGATAGTCCTGGGATATGATCCGTCGCGGATTGTCGGGACGCTGCGTTACGCGGTTTCGACCCGCATCGAATTCAAGGGGCAGGTCCTCTTTGCCGGAAACGTGCGGCTCGATTCCCCGCCCTGGCCCAAGGACAAGGCCGTGGAAGTGACGGTCAGGCAGGTCAAACGGTAG
- a CDS encoding NifB/NifX family molybdenum-iron cluster-binding protein produces MKTDSAKLICLACYQDRLASVCENADGYKLFEIRDDKFYPAGLLSLPSKDPMDRTSAILACGVTIFLCGAIRNRTRHALERAGITVIPWLTGTENQVLEGYLHDGLAELTMPGAAV; encoded by the coding sequence ATGAAGACGGATTCCGCCAAGCTGATCTGCCTGGCGTGCTACCAGGACCGACTGGCCTCCGTGTGCGAGAACGCGGACGGATACAAGCTGTTTGAAATACGTGACGATAAATTTTACCCCGCAGGCCTCCTATCCCTTCCCTCAAAGGACCCTATGGACAGGACATCCGCCATATTGGCCTGCGGGGTAACCATTTTTTTGTGCGGGGCCATCCGCAACCGGACCCGGCACGCCCTGGAGCGGGCCGGAATCACGGTCATCCCCTGGCTTACCGGCACCGAAAACCAAGTGCTCGAAGGTTATCTCCACGACGGACTGGCCGAATTGACCATGCCCGGAGCGGCGGTTTGA
- a CDS encoding tetratricopeptide repeat protein, giving the protein MSSLKKLGMLNREGMRACNEGRPGDALFQLTQADSLARSLNSPLHEAKVRNNMGLVYQVSGKYEEARVSYRIAASRAVEGGAEGTGLHRVIMTNLGSLPAARSRAV; this is encoded by the coding sequence ATGAGCTCGTTGAAGAAACTTGGTATGCTCAATCGTGAAGGAATGCGGGCCTGCAACGAAGGCCGTCCCGGCGACGCCCTGTTTCAGTTGACCCAGGCCGACAGCCTGGCCCGGTCCCTCAACTCGCCCCTGCACGAAGCCAAGGTGCGCAACAACATGGGCCTGGTCTATCAGGTGTCTGGCAAATACGAAGAGGCGCGCGTCAGCTATCGCATCGCGGCCAGCCGCGCCGTGGAGGGCGGAGCCGAAGGAACCGGCCTGCACCGGGTCATCATGACCAATCTGGGTTCCCTTCCCGCCGCCAGAAGCAGGGCCGTTTAG
- a CDS encoding sigma-54 interaction domain-containing protein: MSFPKDLPLEAVFASIADGLFTVDADWNVTYFNESAQRITGISGEDALGRKCWDVFRSSLCDGQCALKSCIRKGGRIVNKSIFIIRSDGTTLPIAISASPLKDNDGNVIGGVETFRDLTDIHVARQQAKDIYRFENIVGRSQALEKIFRILPQISRSEATTLLLGQSGTGKELFARAIHSLSPRKDGPFVAVNCGALPDTLLESELFGYKAGAFTDARTDKPGRFELADGGTVFLDEIGDMPQNLQVKLLRFLQEKTFEPLGGVTPEHADVRVVAATNRNLEDAVAEGTFRQDLFYRLNVVTLTLPPLTARQEDLPLLIDHFLAEFNGLRNKAIRGVSEDAMHVLMRHDYPGNVRELENILEYAFILCPDGFIQVEHLPEYLHPAKPRGDAPDGLSGTMDAIKRRAAMEAVRRNNGKRMAACRELGITKDTLRRLLTAPDPGE, encoded by the coding sequence ATGTCGTTTCCCAAAGACCTCCCCCTTGAAGCCGTGTTCGCTTCCATCGCCGACGGATTATTCACCGTGGACGCGGACTGGAACGTGACCTATTTCAACGAGTCCGCGCAACGGATCACCGGCATCTCCGGCGAGGACGCCCTGGGGCGCAAGTGCTGGGACGTGTTCCGCTCCTCCCTGTGCGACGGCCAGTGCGCGCTCAAGTCCTGCATCCGCAAGGGCGGGCGCATCGTCAACAAATCCATCTTCATCATCCGCTCCGACGGCACGACCCTGCCCATCGCCATCTCGGCCTCGCCGCTGAAGGACAACGACGGGAACGTGATCGGCGGGGTGGAGACCTTCCGAGACCTGACCGACATCCACGTGGCGCGGCAACAGGCCAAGGACATCTACCGATTCGAGAACATCGTGGGCCGCAGCCAGGCCCTGGAAAAAATTTTCCGCATCCTGCCGCAGATCAGCCGGTCCGAAGCCACCACCTTGCTGCTGGGCCAAAGCGGCACCGGCAAGGAACTGTTCGCCCGGGCCATCCATTCCCTGAGTCCGCGCAAGGACGGGCCTTTCGTCGCCGTGAACTGCGGCGCGCTGCCCGACACCCTGCTGGAGTCGGAGCTGTTCGGCTACAAGGCCGGGGCCTTCACCGACGCGCGCACGGACAAACCGGGCAGATTCGAGCTGGCCGACGGCGGCACGGTCTTCCTGGACGAGATCGGCGACATGCCCCAGAACCTCCAGGTCAAGCTGCTGCGTTTCCTCCAGGAAAAGACCTTCGAGCCCCTGGGCGGCGTCACGCCTGAACACGCCGACGTGCGCGTGGTGGCCGCAACCAACCGCAATCTCGAAGACGCCGTGGCCGAAGGGACATTCCGCCAGGACCTCTTCTACCGGCTCAACGTCGTCACCCTGACCCTGCCCCCGCTGACCGCACGCCAGGAAGACCTGCCCCTGCTCATCGACCACTTCCTCGCCGAGTTCAACGGGCTGCGCAACAAGGCCATCCGGGGCGTCAGCGAGGACGCCATGCATGTGCTCATGCGCCACGACTACCCGGGCAACGTGCGCGAACTTGAAAACATCCTCGAATACGCCTTCATCCTCTGCCCGGACGGGTTCATCCAGGTGGAGCACCTGCCGGAATACCTCCACCCCGCAAAGCCCCGAGGCGACGCGCCCGACGGACTGTCCGGGACCATGGACGCCATCAAACGCCGCGCCGCCATGGAAGCCGTCCGACGCAACAACGGCAAACGCATGGCCGCCTGCCGCGAACTCGGCATCACCAAGGACACGCTGCGCCGCCTTTTAACCGCTCCCGATCCGGGCGAATAA